The genome window ACGAGTCGCTGCTCACCGGCGAGGCCGACCCGGTCGTCAAACAACCCGGCGACCAGGTGATGTCGGGCAGCTTCGTGGTCGCGGGCGGCGGCGCGTTCACCGCCACGAAGGTCGGCCGGGAGGCCTACGCCGCCCAGCTGGCCGAGGAGGCGAGCCGCTTCACCCTCGTCCACTCGGAGCTGCGCTCCGGCATCTCCACGATCCTCAAGTACGTCACCTGGATGATGCTCCCGACCGCGATCGGTCTGATCATCAGCCAGCTGATCGTGAAGGAGAACGACTTCAAGGACTCCGTCGCCCGCACGGTCGGCGGCATCGTCCCGATGGTCCCCGAGGGCCTCGTCCTGCTCACCTCGGTCGCCTTCGCGATCGGGGTGATCCGCCTCGGCCGCAAGCAGTGCCTGGTGCAGGAACTCCCGGCCATCGAGGGCCTGGCCCGCGTCGACACCGTCTGCCTCGACAAGACCGGCACCCTCACCGAGGGCGGCATGGACGTCACCGAGCTGCGCCCCCTGGGCGGCGCGGACGAGTCGTACGTACGCAAGGTTCTCGGCGCGCTCGGTGAGTCGGACCCGCGCCCGAACGCCTCCCTCAAGGCCGTCATCGACGCCTACCCGGACAGCGAGGAGTGGCGGTGCACCGAGTCGCTGCCGTTCTCCTCGGCCCGCAAGTACAGCGGCGCGTCCTTCAACGAGGGCGGCGGCGAGTCCAGCACCTGGCTGCTCGGCGCCCCCGACGTCCTGCTCCCCGAGGACGACCCGGCCCTCACCGAGACCGAACGCCTGAACGAGGAGGGGCTACGGGTACTGCTGCTGGCCCGGGTGGGCCGCGAGCTGGACGACCCGGAGGTCGCCCTGGACGCGGAGCCGACCGCCCTCGTCGTCCTCGAACAGCGGCTGCGCCCCGACGCCGCCGACACCCTGCGCTACTTCGAGGAGCAGAACGTCCGGACGAAGGTCATCTCCGGAGACAACGCGGTGTCGGTGGGCTCGGTGGCCGGAAAGCTCGGTCTCACCGGCGAGGTCGTCGACGCCCGCCGGCTGCCCGCCGAGCGGGAGGAGATGGCGGCGGCCCTCGACTCGGGCACCGTCTTCGGCCGGGTGACCCCGCAGCAGAAGCGGGACATGGTCGGCGCGCTCCAGTCGCACGGGCACACGGTCGCGATGACCGGCGACGGCGTGAACGACGTGCTCGCCCTGAAGGACGCCGACATCGGTGTGTCGATGGGCTCCGGCTCCGAGGCCACCCGCGCGGTCGCCCAGATCGTGCTGCTCAACAACAGCTTCGCGACACTGCCGTCGGTGGTCGCGGAGGGCCGCCGGGTGATCGGCAACATCACCCGCGTGGCGACCCTGTTCCTGGTGAAGACGGTCTACTCGGTGCTGCTGGCCGTCCTGGTGGTCTGCTGGCAGGTCGAGTACCCGTTCCTCCCCCGCCACCTCACCCTGCTGTCCACCCTCACGATCGGCGTCCCGGCCTTCTTCCTCGCCCTGGCCCCCAACAAGGAGCGGGCGAAACCGCACTTCGTCCGGCGGGTGATGCGCTACTCGATCCCGGGCGGCGTCCTGGCGGCCGTGGCCACCTTCGCCACGTATCTGATCGCCCGCCACCACTACACGGGCGAGGGCGCCCTGGAGGCGGAGACCAGCGCCGCCACCCTCACCCTCTTCCTGATCTCCATGTGGGTGCTGGCGATCATCGCCCGCCCGTACACCTGGTGGCGCCTCGGCCTGGTCGCCGCGATGGCCGCCTGCTTCGTGGTGGTGCTCGTCGTCCCCTGGCTGCAGGACTTCTTCGCCCTGCGTCTGGTCGGTACGACGATGCCGTGGATCGCGGTCGCCGTCGCGGCCGGGGCCGCGGCGGCCCTGGAGCTCCTGTGGAGGTGGGTGGACCGCCGCTTCCCCGCGTGAACAGGCCGTTCCCGGGCCCTACTTCACGTACGGCCCTACTTCACGTACGGCCCTACTTCACGTCGACGTAGTCGGCCGTGGCGCTGACCGGTGCCGTCGTGGTCACGCCGGCGTAGCTGAAGCGCCAGTAGCCGTCGTACTTGGCGGTGCCGGTGGCCTTCACATTGCCGGAGGCGTCCGAGTAGACCGTCTTGACCGTGGTGTAGGTGCCGCTGCCCGCCTTGCGGAACTGCAGCTTGACCGGCTGCTTGGCGAAGGCCTTGTAGCTGTGGCTCTGCCAGTCGGCGCGGGTGAGCTTGCCCGTCGCGGTGACGGTCCTGCCCTTCTTGACCGGCTCCGGGGAGGCGTTGACGGTCAGCTTCGAGATCCGCTGGACCAGGGTGGAGGCGAGGTTGCCCTGCTCCTTGTAGCCGATCTTGGTGTAGTCGATCTTGTCGCCGGCGGGGTCCTGGCCGTTGAACGCGATGGCGTCGGCCCCCGCCTTCCAGGCCCCGGCCTGCGAGTTGAGCAGATCGTCCTCGCCGGGGCGAACGACGATGTCGCCCTTGCAGCTCTCCGTCGTGGAGGTGGCGACCTCGCAGGTGGCGAAGTCGTCGCCGAACAGCTGCGGGGTGTCCTCGTCGCCGAAGGTGCCGTGGTAGAGGAAGGGCTCGGCGAAGAAGTCCTCCGCGGTGACATCCACACCGGAACCGTGCGTCAGCGTGAACGAGACGGCCGTCGTGACCTTCCCGCCGATGCCGACCTTGAGGGACTTGGCGACCTTGAAGTTCGAGAAGCTGACGTTCAGCGTGTACGGCTTGCCGCTCGTCGCGGCCGACCCGGCGGCCTGCGCGGCCGGCACGGCGAGGGCGGAGAGGGCCAGGGCGCCGAGGGCGGCGGCCACAGTGGCTCTTGTGCGCATGCGTTCCCAAGTGGAGAGAGAGTGATCGTGGGGCCTTTTGGCCCGGATGATCAGAACACGCGTTCTTCACGCTCCCCGCCCTCTTCAGTCACCTCTTACGAAAGTCCGACTCCCGCCTTACGGAAAAGGCGCCGGCCCGGGAACCCCGGAGCCGACGCCCTGTCTCACCTGCCGCCGCGCACGACCTACTTCACGTCGATGGCGTCGGCCGTGGAGGTCACGGCCGGCGTGGTCGAGGTGCCCGCGAAGACGAAGCGGTACGAACCGTCGACGCCCGCCTTGACCGTGGTCTTGAGCGCGCCGCCGGAGCCGGACTTGATCGTCTTGACGTCCTTGTAGGTGGACGTGCCCTTCTTCTTGAACTGGAGCTTCACGGACTGGCTGGTGTAGCCCGCGAACTTGAGCGTGTCCCAGTTTGCGCGCGTCAGCTTGCCGGTGACCGTGATGGTCTTGCCCTTCTTGACCGGCTCGGGAGCGGCGTTCGTGGTCAGCGCGGCCTCACGCTTGACGCTGACGGAGGAGTACTTCTCCCGGATGTTGTAGTCGCCGTCGTTGGCCGCGGCACCGGCGAAGACGTGCCACTTGCCGGCCAGGACGTTGCTGTAGATGTTGTCCTTCGGGTCGGCCACGACGGTCACCTTGCAGGTGGACGTGGTCGCGTTGACGGTGGTGCAGGTGCCCGTCTCCGCGTCCGGGACCATCGCGCCCACGACGTCGCCGGAGTCGATGTCGTTGCCCTTCCACAGGAAGGCGTAGCCGTCCTCGATGCCGGACGGGTCGGTCGCGGTCACCGAGATGGTGACGCTCTTCTTCTTCGAGGTACCGACGACGATGTCCTTGCCACCGTTGACGGTGACCTTCTTGATGACGGTGTCGCCGACGACCTCGTCCGCGACGGCCCCGAACGGGGTGACCGCCGCGAGGCTGCCGGGCGCCTCGTCGGCCTGCGCGGCCGGCACGGCGAGGGCGGACAGGGCCAGGGCGCCGGAGACGGCGGCCACAGTGGCACGAATGCGCATGTATTCCCCACGTAGAAAGGGGACTCCGCGGCACGGCTGATGTCGCGCGGAGCCCGGTCGATCTCGTGAGCCAGTCGGCTCACAAGATCGGACACGTGACGGATGGGAATGGTTGTACGAGAGGTGAAGATATTTCGAGAATGTTGCGCAGATCACATCTCGCGGGTTTGGTTCAGTCGAATTTGGTTCAGTCGAACCAGCGGTCCCGGGCCAACTCCGCCGTCCTGGAAGGGTCTTCGAGCAGCGCGGCGACCTCGAAGCGGCGCGGCCACTGACCCGCCGACCAGGCGAGACCGGCCGCGACGCCCTCCAGGGTGGCGGCGTGCAGGACCCCGTCGCGGGTGCGGCGCCAGTCCAACTCGACGCCGTCGACGACCAGTTCCTCGTGCTCGAAGTACGAGGAGGGGGTGGCGGGGCCCAGCAGGACCCGTACCGGCTCCGGGACGTCGTGTTCGGTGCCCTCCGAGTCGACCTCGCCCGTCACCGACTCGCTGAGCCGCCGCACCTGGAACAGTTCGGCCAACTCGGCGGCCCGTGACGGCCGTACGGGGA of Streptomyces phaeolivaceus contains these proteins:
- a CDS encoding DUF5707 domain-containing protein, coding for MRIRATVAAVSGALALSALAVPAAQADEAPGSLAAVTPFGAVADEVVGDTVIKKVTVNGGKDIVVGTSKKKSVTISVTATDPSGIEDGYAFLWKGNDIDSGDVVGAMVPDAETGTCTTVNATTSTCKVTVVADPKDNIYSNVLAGKWHVFAGAAANDGDYNIREKYSSVSVKREAALTTNAAPEPVKKGKTITVTGKLTRANWDTLKFAGYTSQSVKLQFKKKGTSTYKDVKTIKSGSGGALKTTVKAGVDGSYRFVFAGTSTTPAVTSTADAIDVK
- a CDS encoding HAD-IC family P-type ATPase, translating into MTHIDAGTELDPVHPTPAPAPARPGRARGLTATEVAERVARGEVNDVPVRSSRSMVDIVRANVFTRFNAIIGVLWVIMLGVAPIQDSLFGFVILANTGIGIIQEWRAKKTLDSLAVIGEAKPTVRRDGVAASVGTSDIVLGDLIEIGPGDKIVVDGECVETDGLEIDESLLTGEADPVVKQPGDQVMSGSFVVAGGGAFTATKVGREAYAAQLAEEASRFTLVHSELRSGISTILKYVTWMMLPTAIGLIISQLIVKENDFKDSVARTVGGIVPMVPEGLVLLTSVAFAIGVIRLGRKQCLVQELPAIEGLARVDTVCLDKTGTLTEGGMDVTELRPLGGADESYVRKVLGALGESDPRPNASLKAVIDAYPDSEEWRCTESLPFSSARKYSGASFNEGGGESSTWLLGAPDVLLPEDDPALTETERLNEEGLRVLLLARVGRELDDPEVALDAEPTALVVLEQRLRPDAADTLRYFEEQNVRTKVISGDNAVSVGSVAGKLGLTGEVVDARRLPAEREEMAAALDSGTVFGRVTPQQKRDMVGALQSHGHTVAMTGDGVNDVLALKDADIGVSMGSGSEATRAVAQIVLLNNSFATLPSVVAEGRRVIGNITRVATLFLVKTVYSVLLAVLVVCWQVEYPFLPRHLTLLSTLTIGVPAFFLALAPNKERAKPHFVRRVMRYSIPGGVLAAVATFATYLIARHHYTGEGALEAETSAATLTLFLISMWVLAIIARPYTWWRLGLVAAMAACFVVVLVVPWLQDFFALRLVGTTMPWIAVAVAAGAAAALELLWRWVDRRFPA